Proteins from one Gimesia maris genomic window:
- a CDS encoding DUF1501 domain-containing protein — MSRREFFSWARTGLAGTALMDLLLHQKSGGASESVRQTSPAPHFPPRVKRVVHICLIGGLSHLDSFDYKPALKDLHGKAMPTDKTPETFFGKVGLLRKNDFEFRRRGQSGLWISDLFPHIAAQADELTLLRSMKADSANHTPATFQENTGFRLNGFPVLGSWLSYGLGCETDELPSFVVLPDVRGYPAAGTINWSNGFLPALHQGVPFQSQGPAIRDLFPERKISKTTEQASRRLLNQFNQGHLERMGANSDLEARIRSHELAAKMQLAVPRVTDLSAETPATQSLYGFDSEVTAPFARNCLLARRLLEQGVRFVQLFSGGPFGSPRINWDGHENVKGNHLREAARIDQPVAALVQDLRQRGMLDDTLVLFSTEFGRTPFTQSASDQVGTGRDHNMNGFSVWMAGGGLKHGFSYGATDEFGWKSVEKPIAWHDYHATVLHLLGIDHTRLTWYHNGIERRLTNVHGEVIHEILA, encoded by the coding sequence ATGTCGCGTCGTGAATTCTTTTCCTGGGCTCGAACCGGCCTGGCGGGAACGGCGCTCATGGATTTGCTGTTACATCAGAAATCGGGAGGAGCGTCCGAGTCTGTCAGGCAGACTTCACCGGCTCCTCATTTTCCACCCCGGGTCAAACGGGTGGTTCATATCTGTCTGATCGGTGGTCTGAGCCACCTGGATTCCTTTGACTATAAGCCTGCGCTCAAAGATCTGCATGGCAAGGCGATGCCTACGGATAAAACTCCCGAGACTTTTTTTGGTAAGGTGGGCCTGTTACGCAAAAACGATTTTGAATTCCGCCGGCGCGGGCAGAGTGGACTCTGGATCTCCGATCTGTTTCCGCATATCGCGGCGCAGGCAGATGAGCTCACTTTGTTACGGTCGATGAAAGCAGATTCCGCCAATCACACGCCTGCCACCTTTCAGGAAAACACGGGCTTTCGTTTGAATGGTTTTCCGGTGCTTGGTTCCTGGCTTTCGTACGGGCTGGGATGTGAAACGGATGAATTACCTTCGTTTGTCGTTCTGCCTGACGTGCGCGGCTATCCCGCTGCAGGAACCATTAACTGGTCGAATGGTTTTTTACCCGCTTTGCATCAGGGGGTGCCCTTTCAATCACAAGGGCCGGCAATCCGTGATTTATTCCCCGAACGAAAGATCTCGAAAACAACGGAACAAGCCAGTCGGCGATTATTGAACCAGTTCAACCAGGGCCACCTGGAGCGGATGGGCGCGAACAGTGATCTGGAAGCCCGGATTCGCAGTCATGAACTGGCCGCGAAAATGCAGCTGGCAGTCCCGCGGGTCACCGATTTATCTGCTGAAACTCCGGCCACTCAATCTCTTTATGGCTTTGATTCCGAAGTTACAGCTCCTTTTGCCCGTAACTGTTTACTGGCGCGACGTTTACTGGAGCAGGGGGTTCGATTTGTGCAATTGTTTTCCGGAGGCCCGTTTGGATCACCGCGCATCAACTGGGACGGTCATGAAAATGTCAAAGGCAATCATCTTCGTGAAGCAGCCCGGATCGATCAGCCTGTCGCGGCTTTAGTTCAGGATTTGAGGCAGCGGGGCATGTTGGATGACACTCTGGTTCTGTTTTCCACGGAGTTTGGGCGGACCCCGTTTACACAGTCTGCTTCGGATCAGGTCGGTACCGGCCGAGACCATAATATGAATGGTTTTTCGGTCTGGATGGCCGGCGGCGGGCTCAAACATGGCTTCAGTTACGGTGCGACCGACGAATTTGGCTGGAAATCAGTCGAAAAACCGATTGCCTGGCATGATTATCACGCCACCGTGCTCCACTTACTGGGGATCGACCATACCCGTCTCACCTGGTACCACAACGGAATCGAACGCCGCCTGACGAATGTGCATGGCGAAGTGATTCATGAAATACTTGCCTGA